A stretch of the Solanum dulcamara chromosome 6, daSolDulc1.2, whole genome shotgun sequence genome encodes the following:
- the LOC129892143 gene encoding uncharacterized protein LOC129892143 has translation MAESKDCHVIVEIPVDEEHQQKLSSAITTITAIQNHPLMEISKSPGHLLLLKLWQREEDLSGRRIAAKETRMDSIRREIFQICCFFFIFHALFFTILFTSVSENHRDDDVVCQKWWIPSILSVCTSFCIVFLVQVKLYRFWKVSKQLQRERGNGRALTRCISELRMKGASFDLSKEPQIGKKMKSSSVEIKWKPLTWLSQYAVTICLLCFTGLVFPASRLVLCA, from the coding sequence ATGGCAGAATCAAAGGATTGCCATGTCATTGTCGAAATCCCGGTCGACGAAGAGCATCAGCAAAAACTTTCTTCAGCCATTACTACCATAACTGCAATTCAAAACCACCCATTAATGGAAATCTCAAAAAGTCCAGGTCATCTTTTGCTTCTCAAGCTTTGGCAAAGAGAAGAGGATCTCTCTGGCCGCAGAATTGCGGCCAAAGAGACACGAATGGACAGTATTAGGAGAGAAATATTTCAGATCTGttgttttttctttatctttCATGCTCTGTTTTTTACGATTCTGTTCACCTCTGTTTCGGAGAACCACCgtgatgatgatgttgtttGTCAAAAATGGTGGATTCCGTCGATTCTGTCAGTTTGTACTTCGTTTTGTATTGTGTTTTTGGTGCAGGTGAAACTTTACAGGTTTTGGAAGGTGTCGAAGCAGTTGCAGAGGGAGAGGGGGAATGGTAGAGCACTGACGAGGTGCATTTCGGAATTGAGGATGAAAGGGGCGAGTTTTGATCTGTCGAAAGAGCCACAGATTGGGAAGAAGATGAAGAGCTCTAGTGTGGAGATCAAATGGAAGCCATTAACTTGGTTGTCTCAGTATGCAGTAACTATTTGTCTTCTTTGTTTTACAGGATTGGTCTTCCCTGCTTCAAGGCTCGTCCTTTGCGCTTGA